One segment of Macrobrachium rosenbergii isolate ZJJX-2024 chromosome 25, ASM4041242v1, whole genome shotgun sequence DNA contains the following:
- the LOC136852544 gene encoding uncharacterized protein, which produces MNSVMIMLKAWAFIALLVCAGLLVTVDAAPSVSRNEGLAAFRRSLYGPGPERRMNNQCSNDSDKQYMCEMCAKETKSPQIYTLCCNGADNAQNWCQSFLLYGINSL; this is translated from the exons ATGAACAGCGTCATGATCATGCTAAAAGCCTGGGCCTTCATCGCCCTCCTCGTATGCGCCGGGCTCCTCGTCACCGTCGACGCAGCGCCCTCTGTCAGTCGTAACGAAGGCCTGGCAGCCTTCAGGAGGAGTCTCTACGGCCCCGGGCCCGAACGTCGTATGAACAACCAATGCTCAAACGAT AGTGATAAACAATATATGTGTGAGATGTGCGCAAAGGAGACGAAATCCCCACAGATTTACACCCTCTGCTGCAATGGTGCCGACAACGCGCAGAATTGGTGTCAAAGTTTCCTGCTCTACGGCATCAACAGCCTTTGA